A part of Fusarium oxysporum Fo47 chromosome III, complete sequence genomic DNA contains:
- a CDS encoding major facilitator superfamily domain-containing protein: MTPKPSSRPQSPQISESDETPLLSRSPSPQSPPPPKPPVSWSSLPNKGQLAVILLARLAEPLSERSLASYLFFQLQWFNPDIDPSEIPKQMGYITATFAAAQCLTSMWWGRAADHPRLGRKRVLLIGLGGSSLSALGMGFSRSLGGAFFFRFCAGALNGNIGVLRTMVSEIVPEKRHKTRAFLLLPMCFNVGVIIGPLLTGFMADPVHTLPRIFGPGSLFGGEKGVQWLEKFPYSLPNLFCFSILMSAFFLVILGLDETHSHLRHRPDPGRRLGKLLLRIILRRKKNEHLYSAINIEDPSEELMDHDADQESGESSRPAKAYSKTRPPFRDVLTKNVCLNMLQRFLQSLHVSAFNSILFSLLPTPKADSTDFHLPFRFTGGLGLSSERMGLANTIIGTIGIPLQLFIYPRLIGKLGVKASYSAFLPLSIIAYFLLPYLVLLPDNNALVWTCLSAVLSLQVLSRTFVNPATMMLVNDSAPSPNLLGTVHGLASSISSAARILGPTVGGTLLGWGLAHNLVGLPLWVLTILALANWVILWWIDDVNMSE, encoded by the exons ATGACCCCAAAACCATCCTCTAGGCCTCAGAGCCCCCAAATCTCAGAATCAGACGAAACACCTCTCCTCTCTCGCAGCCCCTCACCACAATCCCCTCCACCCCCAAAACCACCCGTATCATGGTCCTCCCTCCCAAACAAAGGCCAACTCGCCGTGATCCTCCTCGCGCGTCTCGCAGAACCCCTCAGCGAGCGCTCCCTGGCTTcatatctcttctttcaGCTCCAATGGTTCAATCCCGATATTGATCCTTCGGAAATTCCGAAGCAGATGGGTTATATCACTGCTACATTTGCTGCGGCTCAGTGTCTTACGTCTATGTGGTGGGGGAGAGCGGCTGACCATCCGAGACTGGGGAGGAAGAGGGTTTTGTTGATTGGACTTGGGGGCTCGTCTTTGTCGGCGCTGGGGATGGGCTTTTCAAGATCGCTTGGCGGGGCGTTCTTCTTTCGCTTTTGTGCGGGTGCGTTGAATGGGAATATCGGGGTTTTGAGGACGATGGTTTCTGAAATTGTTCCCGAGAAGCG GCATAAAACGCGAGCCTTTCTCCTATTGCCGATGTGCTTCAACGTCGGAGTCATCATCGGACCTCTGTTGACAGGTTTCATGGCTGATCCCGTTCACACTCTTCCTCGCATCTTTGGCCCAGGTTCTCTATTTGGTGGAGAGAAGGGCGTGCAATGGCTCGAAAAGTTCCCCTACTCACTTCCAAacctcttctgcttctcgatcttgatgtcAGCGTTCTTTCTGGTCATTCTTGGCCTCGATGAAACGCATTCGCATCTCCGACATCGACCGGATCCTGGACGTAGACTCGGAAAACTTCTTCTACGAATCATCCTTCGACGGAAGAAGAATGAGCATCTTTACAGCGCTATCAATATTGAGGATCCGTCTGAGGAGTTGATGGATCATGATGCCGACCAAGAATCCGGGGAAAGTTCAAGACCAGCTAAAGCATACAGCAAGACTCGTCCTCCGTTCCGAGATGTGTTGACAAAGAACGTCTGTCTCAACATGCTACAGCGCTTTCTACAATCACTTCACGTCTCGGCATTCAACTCCATCTTATTCAGTCTTTTGCCCACTCCTAAAGCAGACTCTACAGATTTCCATCTACCTTTCCGCTTCACCGGTGGTCTAGGCTTGTCAAGCGAGAGAATGGGCTTAGCCAACACAATCATCGGGACCATCGGCATCCCGCTTCAACTCTTTATATACCCCAGACTCATCGGCAAACTGGGCGTAAAGGCTTCATACAGTGCTTTTCTTCCACTGAGCATTATTGCATACTTCCTCCTCCCATACCTGGTTCTTCTGCCAGATAATAATGCTCTGGTATGGACCTGCCTATCTGCAGTTCTGAGTCTACAGGTACTGTCTCGAACGTTTGTGAACCCTGCTACTATGATGCTTGTCAATGACTCGGCGCCAAGTCCAAATTTGTTGGGCACGGTTCATGGTTTGGCATCGAGTATTTCGAGTGCTGCTCGGATTCTGGGACCTACGGTTGGTGGAACGTTGCTTGGATGGGGTCTTGCTCATAATCTTGTGGGATTGCCTTTATGGGTGTTGACGATTTTGGCATTGGCAAACTGGGTTATCCTGTGGTGGATTGATGATGTGAACATGTCTGAATGA
- a CDS encoding S-adenosyl-L-methionine-dependent methyltransferase: protein MGDKTSIIIDEAKALGEKNKEHFDQVAAEVFKHPWIQRLCNQISDELREQIDWIGIPERPEGNRILDYACGNGVASRALAPYVSTIRGIDISSKMVEQYNMLAELCGFSADKMRAIHGDLMNPEASPSSELSTPEFNDFDLIAMCMALHHVQDYAAMIQKLSEKLRPGGVLLIIDLVASSESGCPEATMAKELSNHTMSKMGFTEMEVKTAFEKAGLEGWSWRWCSERSQVPEEIGGEQQGFFARGFTMGMPYSKQVHAAFDQVTPLVAAGFEVLRTTKNIAVFLAFLQVFVAIILTLTLLAILAVIYSVNPDLEQERRALVTPCMQWIASWVIEYGALTAWILKVLLVLGTAGLGIFLWQGSTTDVIPEVEGEDDTPEDIE, encoded by the exons ATGGGCGACAAGACTAGTATCATCATTGACGAGGCCAAGGCCcttggagagaagaacaaagagCATTTCGA ccaaGTCGCCGCTGAAGTGTTCAAGCACCCATGGATTCAGCGGCTATGTAATCAGATATCTGACGAGCTGCGCGAGCAGATTGACTGGATTGGTATTCCCGAAAGGCCTGAAGGGAACAGAATACTTGATTATGCCTGCGGCAACGGTGTTGCTTCTCGT GCACTCGCCCCATATGTGTCCACTATCCGAGGTATTGACATCTCCTCCAAGATGGTTGAGCAATACAACATGCTTGCGGAACTCTGCGGGTTCAGTGCAGACAAAATGAGAGCTATACACGGGGACTTGATGAATCCCGAAGCATCGCCTTCCTCAGAACTCAGCACTCCAGAGTTCAACGACTTTGATCTCATTGCCATGTGTATGGCTCTCCATCACGTACAGGACTATGCAGCTATGATTCAAAAGCTGAGCGAAAAGCTTCGTCCTGGTGGCGTCCTCCTAATCATCGACTTGGTTGCTTCCTCAGAGAGTGGCTGCCCTGAAGCCACTATGGCTAAAGAGTTGTCTAACCATACCATGTCAAAAATGGGCTTTACTGAGATGGAGGTCAAGACTGCATTTGAGAAAGCTGGCTTGGAGGGTTGGTCTTGGAGGTGGTGCTCTGAGAGATCCCAGGTCCCTGAAGAGATAGGCGGTGAACAGCAAGGCTTTTTCGCCCGAGGTT TCACCATGGGTATGCCATATTCAAAACAAGTCCACGCGGCATTCGATCAAGTCACGCCGCTCGTGGCCGCTGGTTTCGAAGTCCTCCGCACGACCAAAAACATCGCTGTCTTTCTTGCCTTCCTCCAAGTATTCGTGGCCATCATATTGACTCTTACGCTATTAGCGATCCTTGCGGTGATTTATTCTGTCAATCCAGACTTGGAACAGGAACGTCGTGCGCTGGTCACGCCATGCATGCAGTGGATAGCGAGCTGGGTGATAGAGTATGGAGCTTTAACGGCCTGGATTTTGAAGGTCCTTCTGGTTCTCGGTACTGCCGGACTGGGGATATTTCTCTGGCAAGGGTCTACTACGGATGTCATTCCGGAGGTTGAAGGCGAGGATGACACTCCTGAAGATATTGAGTGA
- a CDS encoding uncharacterized protein (expressed protein), producing the protein MTLAVKSWKLQSPTLFTSLGDVVAGYPPAGLHQPIHYGAHQAYITCPEDMLFKVPDNLPLPDAASLTVVAMTAADAIYNLFKFSLPTENEKLACKVPFLLWGATGSVGYCTLQFAIASGVSPIFVTANPAQFEHLRSLGVEHLFDYKDENFHESIAKTLRDLGFDKFLYAFDAAGAPDSGDQVLRAAADDTILASTVIRDNKRFKMPVAASRIDFVIQPPGAPHPISLPARPADHARAWKALNWAIENYGKKFRLPPVRVVENTAENALEEIKCFVKPGGGFSKVSIKQPLA; encoded by the coding sequence ATGACTTTAGCGGTCAAGTCCTGGAAACTACAAAGCCCAACTCTGTTTACAagccttggagatgttgTAGCGGGATACCCGCCCGCAGGTCTTCACCAGCCCATTCATTACGGCGCTCATCAAGCTTACATCACATGCCCGGAAGATATGCTGTTCAAGGTCCCCGACAACCTGCCTTTACCCGACGCAGCGAGTTTGACTGTTGTTGCCATGACGGCCGCTGATGCTATATACAACCTTTTCAAATTCTCTCTTCCTACGGAGAACGAAAAGCTCGCCTGCAAGGTTCCGTTTCTGCTCTGGGGAGCAACAGGTTCCGTTGGGTACTGCACCCTTCAATTCGCCATCGCAAGTGGCGTGTCTCCCATTTTTGTCACTGCAAATCCAGCGCAATTTGAACACCTCCGATCTCTCGGAGTCGAGCACCTATTCGACTATAAGGACGAGAACTTCCACGAGTCTATCGCCAAAACTCTGCGTGACTTGGGCTTTGATAAGTTCTTATACGCATTTGATGCAGCAGGGGCTCCCGATTCAGGCGACCAGGTACTGCGAGCTGCAGCAGACGACACCATTCTTGCTTCGACGGTCATACGGGATAACAAACGCTTCAAGATGCCAGTTGCCGCGAGCAGAATTGACTTTGTCATTCAACCTCCTGGCGCTCCACATCCCATTTCTCTTCCCGCGCGACCTGCGGACCATGCTAGAGCTTGGAAGGCTTTGAACTGGGCTATTGAGAACTATGGAAAGAAATTCCGCTTGCCGCCGGTCCGTGTCGTGGAAAATACTGCTGAGAATGCGTTGGAAGAGATTAAGTGTTTCGTCAAGCCAGGTGGAGGATTTTCCAAAGTTTCAATCAAGCAACCACTAGCATAG
- a CDS encoding S-adenosyl-L-methionine-dependent methyltransferase — protein sequence MSSPARKKRADSGSAGSTPPRVDPAESGLLPPEHWSQLPERRGMVITTDCEKGSYRRYWPRGNGYQLMVLISSHHVLTLLLGDKLHLAPVPDDIQTAVDIGTGTGIWAIVLQAHTNLREFADKFPNASVIGTDLAPIQPGWIPPNLEFPRYLHPFGTNVDLRQSEDCTQQWTFQPNSFDYIHMRWLVGSIADWKSLFKEAYKCLKPGGYIESYEPSSRVESDDGTVLPGSALSQWEKFFVEGGCKIGRPFTIFEEKIQREGMREAGFVNIEERDFKNPVGGWPKDPKQRSVGQYMQAAFEQDAQGTVLHMATALGWTEEEVTVFISHFRHEIRSPKIHSYFRQKIVWGRKPL from the exons ATGTCGTCGCCTGCTCGCAAGAAGCGTGCGGATTCAGGTTCGGCTGGTTCAACGCCACCACGTGTAGACCCCGCGGAAAGCGGTCTTCTACCACCAGAGCATTGGTCACAATTGCCAGAG CGGAGAGGCATGGTTATCACGACTGACTGTGAGAAGGGGTCCTATCGACGATACTGGCCAAGAGGCAATGGATATCAA CtgatggtcttgatatcTAGTCATCATGTACTCACCCTCTTACTGGGCGACAAGCTGCACCTGGCACCCGTGCCAGACGATATTCAG ACTGCTGTGGACATTGGAACGGGAACTG GAATCTGGGCCAT AGTACTGCAGGCTCACACGAACCTAAGGGAGTTCGCCGACAAGTTCCCCAATGCTTCCGTCATCGGTACTGACCTCGCGCCGATCCAGCCTGGCTGGATCCCTCCTAATTTGGAGTT TCCACGGTATCTCCATCCATTTGGCACTAACGTTGATCTACGGCAGTCAGAAGACTGCACTCAACAGTGGACTTTCCAACCCAACTCCTTTGACTACATTCATATGCGCTGGCTCGTCGGCAGCATCGCAGACTGGAAGTCTCTGTTCAAGGAAGCCTACAAGTGCCTTAAACCAGGAGGCTACATCGAGAGCTATGAGCCATCATCACGTGTCGAAAGCGACGACGGCACAGTTCTGCCAGGCAGTGCGCTAAGCCAGTGGGAGAAGTTCTTCGTTGAAGGTGGATGTAAGATAGGACGACCGTTTACGATATTTGAAGAAAAGATCCAGAGAGAAGGAATGAGAGAGGCAGGGTTTGTGAACATTGAAGAGCGGGACTTCAAG AATCCTGTTGGAGGATGGCCGAAGGATCCAAAGCAGCGAAGTGTTGGGCAGTACATGCAGGCTGCTTTCGAACAAGACGCACAAGGAACTGTTCTTCACATGGCAACTGCGCTGGGATGgaccgaggaagaagtcaCTGTCTTCATCTCGCATTTTAGACATGAGATTCGATCACCCAAGATCCACTCGTATTTCAGACAGAAGATTGTTTGGGGGCGAAAGCCTCTTTAG
- a CDS encoding glycoside hydrolase superfamily has translation MLASFPHVVGRLALVLGLLPNLVLAQCGPDNDGARCPLNVCCSSAGYCGTTSVYCSDGCQSAYGSCSVPTVPSCSTDGKTASNGRRVGYWRVQQAWDRSCDVVLPSQIQTNGLTHLILAFADFDSSSFAVGAQNSQDVTYYKQFTALQSSSLQTWIAIGGGSFSTETWSSMAASSSSRSAFISSLKSFMETNSFQGVDLDWEFPTTSNADAENLVSLVRELREAFGKDFGISAALPADWGSIQGFNPAGMAKYVDFFNFMAYDLHGWGIDSEPAKNAVTYQASIVDIANNLMPLWANQTDPSLINLGIPLYGRGYTLSSSSCKEAGCAASGPSEEGSCVKDPTGVMVLSDIKKAISANQATVELDSKAMQKYAIWGSDQWIGYDDADTLALKMAWADGLCLGGAVFWALDNNGGAWGGKSKSPCRA, from the coding sequence ATGTTAGCCTCTTTCCCTCATGTCGTCGGCCGTCTGGCCCTGGTTCTTGGACTTCTACCCAACCTTGTCCTCGCCCAGTGCGGTCCTGACAACGATGGAGCCCGCTGCCCTTTGAACGTCTGCTGTTCCTCGGCCGGATACTGCGGAACAACGAGTGTCTACTGCAGCGACGGTTGTCAGTCAGCGTACGGGAGCTGCTCTGTACCTACGGTTCCCTCTTGCTCTACTGACGGTAAGACGGCATCCAACGGCCGTCGTGTTGGCTACTGGCGCGTACAGCAGGCTTGGGACCGGTCTTGCGATGTCGTCCTTCCCTCCCAGATCCAGACCAACGGATTGACCCATCTTATCTTGGCGTTTGCCGATTTCGACTCTAGCAGTTTCGCAGTGGGCGCTCAGAACTCTCAAGACGTTACCTACTATAAGCAGTTCACCGCTTTGCAGAGCAGCTCACTGCAAACGTGGATTGCCATTGGTGGCGGCAGTTTCTCTACCGAAACTTGGTCTTCTATGGCAGCCTCATCGAGCTCCCGATCTGCGTTCATCTCGTCTCTCAAATCCTTCATGGAGACCAACTCCTTCCAAGGCGTTGACCTTGACTGGGAATTTCCGACAACCTCGAACGCCGATGCAGAAAACCTGGTCTCCCTCGTCCGGGAGCTTAGAGAAGCTTTTGGAAAAGATTTTGGCATCTCAGCGGCGCTGCCAGCGGACTGGGGTAGCATCCAGGGCTTCAATCCTGCCGGTATGGCCAAATAtgtcgacttcttcaacttcatggCCTACGATCTACACGGCTGGGGCATTGACTCTGAACCAGCCAAGAACGCTGTGACCTACCAGGCGAGCATAGTTGATATCGCCAACAACCTCATGCCACTGTGGGCGAACCAGACCGATCCGTCGCTCATCAACCTCGGCATCCCCTTGTACGGCCGCGGGTATACCCTCTCCTCCTCTAGTTGCAAAGAAGCTGGCTGTGCTGCCTCGGGGCCAAGTGAAGAGGGTTCTTGTGTCAAAGATCCGACGGGTGTCATGGTGCTAAGTGATATCAAAAAGGCCATATCGGCCAATCAAGCCACCGTCGAGCTTGACAGCAAGGCTATGCAGAAGTATGCGATTTGGGGAAGTGATCAGTGGATAGGCTATGACGACGCTGATACGTTAGCACTGAAGATGGCATGGGCTGATGGATTGTGCTTAGGCGGCGCTGTATTCTGGGCGCTCGATAACAACGGCGGTGCGTGGGGTGGTAAAAGTAAAAGCCCCTGCCGGGCGTAA
- a CDS encoding amidohydrolase family protein, whose translation MQRPKTPILLNLSNIPRIDVHHHIIPHPLEGVGAGLKGIKVPSWSVQSDRAFNQTHSITSAIYSVSTPGVTHIADPEESARVARAMNEYSASLRDANPMNGFFATVPSLQHTVLVLEELRYAFDTLKADGVTLFTSYATPQGYLGYPEYVPIWEELNRRKAIIFVHPINNIAAVYFDDRLPMPAFDWPHETGRTAMDMILNRRLEQFPDVKIILSHAGGTLAALVQRATMIALPEFGDIMSAEDIIKQAKQFYFDAALSGSQEVFPMILGFAKPGHLLFGSDFPHAPEELSKGFTKFVDTFPLEDKKNRNIYYEAVLKLFPRL comes from the exons ATGCAGAGACCCAAAACTCCAATACTACTCAATTTGTCTAACATTCCTCGCATCGATGTTCACCACCATATCATTCCTCACCCGCTAGAAG GAGTCGGGGCTGGTCTAAAAGGCATAAAAGTCCCATCATGGAGCGTTCAAAGTGACAGGGCCTTCAACCAGACACACAGCATCACCTCTGCCATATACTCCGTCAGCACTCCGGGAGTCACCCACATCGCTGATCCTGAAGAGAGCGCCAGGGTCGCTCGCGCCATGAATGAATATTCCGCCAGTCTGCGAGATGCAAACCCGATGAATGGATTCTTTGCGACAGTCCCGTCTCTGCAGCACACGGTTCTTGTACTCGAGGAACTACGCTACGCTTTTGATACTCTGAAGGCAGATGGAGTCACCTTGTTCACCAGCTATGCTACTCCTCAGGGATATCTTGGATATCCCGAATACGTTCCCATCTGGGAAGAGCTGAATCGCCGCAAGGCTATTATCTTTGTTCaccccatcaacaacattgcGGCTGTCTACTTTGACGACCGCCTTCCAATGCCCGCTTTTGATTGGCCCCACGAAACAGGCCGTACAGCCATGGACATGATCCTCAACAGACGTCTTGAGCAGTTTCCCGATGTTAAGATCATTCTGTCGCATGCTGGCGGAACACTCGCTGCACTTGTCCAAAGAGCCACAATGATAGCCCTGCCTGAATTTGGAGACATCATGAGCGCCGAGGATATCATTAAACAGGCGAAGCAATTTTACTTCGATGCGGCGCTTTCGGGAAGTCAAGAGGTCTTTCCTATGATACTGGGCTTCGCCAAGCCGGGGCATTTGCTTTTTGGCAGTGACTTTCCGCATGCGCCTGAGGAACTAAGCAAGGGCTTTACTAAATTTGTTGATACTTTTCCATTGGAAGATAAGAAGAATAGGAATATTTACTATGAAGCGGTTTTAAAACTGTTTCCGAGACTCTAG
- a CDS encoding major facilitator superfamily domain-containing protein → MDPDTEKARGEEPNPEQPKPSADFPDGGLKAWSVVVGAFFGLFVSFGWTNCVGLFQGYYEANQLRGLSPSNVSWIPALSMFMMFITGPFVGRAFDNFGPHYLLFTGTLLHVFGLMMASISSEYYQFILSQAICSPLGAAMVLYPSFSCVTTWFRQKRALALGITASGSSLGGTILPIVVNRLIPRIGFGWTMRVCAFLLFGLLVVTNLTVRSRIAPQPKEAGIVAYLQPFTSLSFVLTSLAGFFYSMGMFIPITFMVTYGEHVGLSNNMAGYLVSIFNASSGIGRILPGYIADKVGSFNVSIAAATLSTIFMLALWLPGHSHESAIAFAALFGFSSGTYTAISPALVAHISNLEEIGTRSGTMYAFMSVAALTGSPIGGALISSADGSYWKLQLFAGCMLGAGTALYVAARLYIRAWLWPLPIRTARSLINPVYSQFHVYTEKSLSMAITTGA, encoded by the exons ATGGACCCAGACACCGAAAAGGCGAGGGGTGAAGAGCCGAACCCCGAGCAACCCAAGCCTAGTGCCGACTTCCCAGATGGAGGGTTGAAAGCATGGTCCGTTGTCGTGGGGGCCTTTTTTGGGCTTTTCGTCAGTTTTGGATGGACCAACT GCGTTGGCCTCTTTCAAGGGTACTACGAAGCAAATCAGTTGCGAGGCTTGTCACCCAGCAATGTCTCATGGATACCAGCCTTGTCGATGTTTATGATGTTCATTACT GGACCTTTCGTGGGGCGAGCATTTGACAACTTCGGTCCGCACTACCTTCTCTTTACCGGTACACTGCTGCACGTATttgggttgatgatggcatcGATATCGTCCGAATACTACCAGTTCATCTTGTCCCAGGCGATCTGCAGTCCTCTAGGTGCAGCCATGGTTCTGTATCCGTCATTCAGCTGTGTCACAACTTGGTTCCGACAAAAGCGTGCTCTGGCATTGGGAATCACTGCTAGCGGCTCTAGTCTCGGTGGTACGATTCTGCCTATTGTGGTTAATCGCTTGATACCACGTATTGGGTTTGGGTGGACGATGCGTGTTTGCGCTTTCCTCTTATTTGGTTTGCTTGTCGTGACGAATTTAACAGTCCGATCACGAATTGCACCTCAGCCGAAGGAGGCTGGCATCGTAGCTTATCTCCAGCCTTTTACATCGCTCTCATTTGTGCTTACCTCGTTGGCGGGCTTCTTCTACTCCATGGGAATGTTTATTCCCATTACTTTCATGGTAACCTACGGTGAACATGTCGGCCTATCAAACAATATGGCAGGGTATCTAGTCTCGATCTTCAATGCATCAAG TGGAATCGGGCGTATTCTGCCAGGATATATAGCAGATAAGGTTGGCAGCTTCAATGTGTCAATAGCAGCCGCGACTCTTTCAACGATCTTTATGCTGGCATTGTGGCTGCCAGGGCATAGCCATGAGTCAGCCATCGCTTTCGCCGCCTTGTTCGGATTTAGTTCCGGCACGTACACAGCCATCAGCCCTGCCTTGGTAGCGCACATCTCGAATCTTGAAGAAATTGGCACCCGTTCTGGGACCATGTACGCGTTCATGTCTGTGGCTGCCCTTACTGGCAGTCCAATTGGGGGAGCTTTGATCTCAAGTGCAGACGGGAGCTATTGGAAGCTTCAACTTTTCGCGGGCTGTATGCTTGGTGCCGGAACGGCGTTATATGTCGCTGCGAGGCTGTACATAA GGGCGTGGTTATGGCCACTACCCATTAGAACCGCCAGGTCATTGATAAATCCAGTCTACAGTCAAT TCCATGTCTATACAGAAAAGTCATTGAGCATGGCGATTACAACCGGTGCATAA